A genomic region of Ochotona princeps isolate mOchPri1 chromosome 17, mOchPri1.hap1, whole genome shotgun sequence contains the following coding sequences:
- the DHRS11 gene encoding dehydrogenase/reductase SDR family member 11, producing MARAGMERWRDRLALVTGASGGIGAAVARALVQQGLKVVGCARTVGNIEELAAECKSAGYPGTLIPYRCDLSNEEDILSMFSAIRSQHSGVDICINNAGLGRPDTLLSGSTSGWKEMLNVNVLALSICTREAYQSMKERGVDDGHIININSMSGHRVVPQSVTHFYSATKYAVTALTEGLRQELREAQSHIRATCISPGLVETQFAFRLYDKDPEKAAATYGHIKCLKAEDVAEAVVFVLSAPPHVHIGDIQMRPTEQVT from the exons CTGGCACTGGTGACGGGAGCCTCGGGGGGCATCGGCGCGGCCGTGGCTCGGGCCCTGGTCCAGCAGGGCCTGAAGGTGGTGGGTTGTGCCCGCACCGTGGGCAATATCGAG GAGCTGGCCGCTGAATGTAAGAGTGCAGGCTACCCCGGGACTTTGATCCCCTACAGATGCGACCTGTCCAACGAGGAGGACATCCTGTCTATGTTCTCGGCTATCCGCTCCCAGCACAGCGGCGTGGACATCTGCATCAACAATGCCGGCCTGGGGCGGCCTGACACGCTGCTCTCAGGCAGCACCAGCGGCTGGAAGGAAATGCTCAAT GTCAATGTGCTGGCCTTGAGCATCTGCACCCGGGAAGCCTACCAGTCCATGAAGGAGCGCGGGGTGGACGATGGGCACATCATCAACATCAACAG cATGTCCGGCCACCGAGTGGTACCCCAATCTGTGACCCACTTCTATAGCGCCACCAAGTACGCTGTCACCGCGCTGACAGAGGGACTGAGGCAAGAGCTGCGGGAGGCCCAGAGCCACATCCGGGCCACG TGTATCTCTCCAGGCCTGGTGGAGACACAGTTCGCCTTCAGACTCTATGACAAggaccctgagaaagcagccgccACCTATGGGCACATCAAG TGTCTGAAAGCCGAGGATGTGGCTGAGGCTGTTGTCTTCGTCCTCAGTGCCCCTCCGCACGTCCAC ATCGGAGACATCCAGATGAGACCCACAGAGCAGGTGACCTAG
- the MRM1 gene encoding rRNA methyltransferase 1, mitochondrial has product MALLLALRAGLGTRPLSQAARRGPRPGGEELGRLAMDDLAPGPRRELLFGLSPCLLALRAARRRVARLLLQAGRAGLQGERAELLREAEARDIPVLRARRQKLDALCGYQVHQGVCMEVSPLRPRPWTETMEAGPGDVPQQLWLVLEGLQDPRNLGAVLRSAHFLGVDKIVISRRNSCPLTPVVSKASAGAVEVMDVFSTDDLAGFLQARARQGWLVTGTVRPLGPETAHAPESPVTSCLEFLWDQPTLLVLGNEGSGLSPEVQACCQVLLTILPGRPLPAGLESLNVSVAAGILLHSICSQRKMFPAHRERGQLLTEPPPHS; this is encoded by the exons ATGGCTCTGCTCCTGGCCCTCCGGGCTGGCCTGGGCACCCGCCCCTTGTCCCAGGCGGCGCGGCGTGGGCCGCGGCCTGGCGGGGAGGAGCTCGGCCGCCTGGCGATGGATGACCTGGCGCCCGGCCCGCGGCGGGAGCTGCTGTTCGGCCTGTCCCCGTGCCTCCTGGCCCTGCGGGCCGCCCGCCGCCGCGTGGCGCGGCTCCTGCTGCAAGCCGGCCGGGCCGGGCTGCAGGGGGAGCGGGCTGAGCTGCTCCGGGAAGCCGAGGCGCGGGACATCCCGGTTCTACGGGCCAGGCGGCAGAAGTTGGACGCCCTGTGCGGCTATCAGGTCCACCAGGGCGTGTGCATGGAAGTGAGCCCTCTGCGGCCCCGGCCCTGGACGGAGACCATGGAGGCGGGCCCAGGCGACGTcccccagcagctgtggctcGTCCTCGAGGGGCTCCAGGACCCCCGGAATCTGGGGGCGGTGTTGCGCTCCGCTCACTTCCTCGGGGTGGATAAGATCGTCATCAGCCGGAGAAACAG CTGCCCGCTCACCCCTGTGGTCAGCAAGGCCAGCGCGGGGGCTGTGGAGGTGATGGACGTGTTCTCTACCGATGACCTAGCCGGTTTTTTACAG GCCAGAGCACGGCAGGGCTGGCTGGTGACCGGCACGGTCAGGCCGCTGGGGCCCGAGACTGCCCACGCCCCTGAAAGCCCCGTCACCAGTTGCCTGGAGTTCCTGTGGGACCAGCCCACACTGCTAGTCCTGG GGAACGAGGGCTCTGGGCTGTCCCCTGAGGTGCAGGCCTGCTGCCAGGTGCTTCTTACCATCCTGCCTGGCCGCCCGCTGCCCGCTGGGCTCGAGTCGCTCAATGTCTCCGTGGCTGCAG GGATTCTTCTGCACTCCATCTGCAGCCAGAGGAAGATGTTTCCTGCGCACAGGGAGAGAGGGCAGCTTCTTACAGAACCCCCCCCACACAGCTGA